In the genome of Nymphaea colorata isolate Beijing-Zhang1983 chromosome 9, ASM883128v2, whole genome shotgun sequence, one region contains:
- the LOC116261331 gene encoding GDSL esterase/lipase At4g10955-like, with amino-acid sequence MTSERDIFSLSGPAYLTHINWDDHHHRRSVAACLVQGVYVLERDRQLNRMDTDALAAPWWESFGFKLVQLLLDDTDFSIFGAIYELRHSSFSQGLPSQTVPNAVIAFRGTITKSDSLSRDLELDLHVIRHGLHQTSRFQTAVEAVRKFAPVYANNIWLCGHSLGSAIAMLAGKGIAEQGVLLETFLFNPPYVSAPIERIKDRKLRTGLRIANSFITAGLAFAVKGISHVSTSNELFCALSSWTPCLFINRADHICSEYIGYFEHRKHMDAIGAGKIGRLATQHSIGGLFLNAVGLESQPFHLIPSANMCINLGSAADFMQAHGIHQWWSSDLQLQFNQYRFS; translated from the exons atgacatctgaacGAGACATTTTCAGCCTTTCAGGTCCTGCATATCTAACCCACATCAATTG GGATGACCATCATCATCGTAGATCTGTTGCTGCTTGTCTGGTTCAGGGTGTTTATGTACTTGAACGTGACCGCCAGCTGAACCGTATGGACACCGATGCACTTGCAGCTCCTTGGTGGGAATCTTTTGGTTTCAAGTTAGTCCAACTTCTCCTTGATGATACAGATTTCTCCATCTTTGGAGCCATATATGAGCTTAGACACTCGTCTTTCAGCCAAGGCTTGCCATCTCAGACAGTTCCGAATGCAGTTATTGCTTTCCGGGGAACAATAACAAAGTCAGATTCTTTGTCGCGTGACTTGGAACTAGACCTTCATGTGATTCGTCATGGCCTTCATCAAACTTCTCGTTTTCAAACTGCAGTGGAGGCTGTAAGAAAATTTGCTCCTGTATATGCAAATAATATTTGGTTATGTGGTCATTCTCTTGGGTCAGCCATTGCCATGCTTGCAGGGAAAGGCATTGCAGAGCAGGGCGTTCTTCTTGAAACATTCTTATTTAATCCTCCCTATGTTTCAGCACCCATTGAAAGGATTAAAGATCGTAAATTAAGGACTGGCCTCCGGATAGCCAACAGTTTCATCACTGCTGGCCTTGCTTTTGCTGTGAAGGGAATCAGTCATGTTTCAACATCGAATGAATTGTTTTGTGCTCTTTCATCATGGACTCCATGCTTATTTATAAATCGAGCTGACCATATATGCTCAGAATATATTGGGTATTTCGAGCATCGTAAGCATATGGATGCCATTGGTGCTGGCAAAATTGGACGGCTTGCAACTCAGCACTCGATTGGAGGCCTGTTCTTGAATGCAGTTGGTTTGGAAAGCCAACCGTTTCACCTGATTCCTTCAGCAAATATGTGTATAAACTTGGGTTCAGCAGCCGATTTTATGCAAGCTCATGGTATTCATCAGTGGTGGAGCTCAGATTTGCAGCTGCAGTTCAACCAATATCGCTTTAGCTGA